From the genome of Populus alba chromosome 10, ASM523922v2, whole genome shotgun sequence, one region includes:
- the LOC118057370 gene encoding uncharacterized protein isoform X1, with product MITSLPLPFLHFPCSRASHVKTILSPISSSTSPLTNNLAALPSLSLPRYSGSRIPPRRLSLIMSSAISRPEPIELRDDSDFRSFLSSSDSDLISVCGFGSLLSERSARSTFPDLLNFRVARLNGFRRVFAHVAPIFFERGIAKPETKEISSLSVEPCEGESLVVTVFEIEKSEIPAFMERELEFRFLAVVPETLDGKLFDFPAVLCARYSDEEFFQVRCKGSKEIYFQHYGRYNIDKIWRDDILPCRAYLRHCVLAAKNLSDAAYNNFLEHTFLGDRKTTIREYLATTGAGIMEEEPPESLKTRYGG from the exons ATGATCACTTCTCTCCCCCTTCCATTCCTTCACTTTCCTTGCTCACGTGCTTCTCACGTTAAAACAATTCTCTCTCCAATCTCCTCCTCAACCTCGCCTCTCACAAACAACCTCGCCGCACTCCCCTCTCTCAGCCTCCCTCGCTATTCCGGCAGCCGGATTCCTCCCCGTCGACTGTCTCTGATCATGTCCTCTGCGATCTCCCGACCGGAACCGATCGAACTCAGAGACGATTCTGATTTCCGTAGTTTTCTCTCTTCGTCGGACTCCGATCTCATCTCCGTCTGCGGCTTCGGCTCCCTCCTCTCTGAGAGAAGTGCTAGAAGTACATTTCCAGATCTACTCAACTTTAGAGTTGCAAGACTGAATGGATTTAGACGCGTCTTTGCTCACGTGGCTCCTATTTTCTTTGAGCGTGGTATCGCCAAGCCTGAAACCAAG GAGATTTCGAGCTTGAGTGTGGAGCCGTGTGAAGGTGAAAGTCTAGTAGTTACAGTTTTTGAGATTGAAAAATCAgag ATTCCAGCTTTTATGGAGAGGGAGCTCGAGTTTCGATTTCTAGCT GTTGTGCCTGAAACACTGGATGGCAAGCTGTTTGATTTTCCTGCG GTGCTTTGTGCGCGTTATAGTGATGAAGAGTTTTTCCAAGTTAGATGCAAAG GAAGTAAGGAGATTTATTTTCAGCATTATGGAAGATATAACATCGATAAGATCTGGAGAGATGATATCTTACCTTGTCGTGCTTATCTTCGTCACTG TGTGTTGGCAGCGAAGAATCTCAGCGATGCAGCTTACAACAATTTTTTGGAACACACTTTCCTTGGAGACCGCAAAACAACCATTCGTGAGTACCTAGCTACAACGGGAGCAGGCATAATGGAAGAAGAGCCCCCAGAGTCCCTGAAGACACGTTACGGTGGCTAA
- the LOC118057370 gene encoding uncharacterized protein isoform X2, whose translation MITSLPLPFLHFPCSRASHVKTILSPISSSTSPLTNNLAALPSLSLPRYSGSRIPPRRLSLIMSSAISRPEPIELRDDSDFRSFLSSSDSDLISVCGFGSLLSERSARSTFPDLLNFRVARLNGFRRVFAHVAPIFFERGIAKPETKEISSLSVEPCEGESLVVTVFEIEKSEIPAFMERELEFRFLAVVPETLDGKLFDFPAVLCARYSDEEFFQVRCKG comes from the exons ATGATCACTTCTCTCCCCCTTCCATTCCTTCACTTTCCTTGCTCACGTGCTTCTCACGTTAAAACAATTCTCTCTCCAATCTCCTCCTCAACCTCGCCTCTCACAAACAACCTCGCCGCACTCCCCTCTCTCAGCCTCCCTCGCTATTCCGGCAGCCGGATTCCTCCCCGTCGACTGTCTCTGATCATGTCCTCTGCGATCTCCCGACCGGAACCGATCGAACTCAGAGACGATTCTGATTTCCGTAGTTTTCTCTCTTCGTCGGACTCCGATCTCATCTCCGTCTGCGGCTTCGGCTCCCTCCTCTCTGAGAGAAGTGCTAGAAGTACATTTCCAGATCTACTCAACTTTAGAGTTGCAAGACTGAATGGATTTAGACGCGTCTTTGCTCACGTGGCTCCTATTTTCTTTGAGCGTGGTATCGCCAAGCCTGAAACCAAG GAGATTTCGAGCTTGAGTGTGGAGCCGTGTGAAGGTGAAAGTCTAGTAGTTACAGTTTTTGAGATTGAAAAATCAgag ATTCCAGCTTTTATGGAGAGGGAGCTCGAGTTTCGATTTCTAGCT GTTGTGCCTGAAACACTGGATGGCAAGCTGTTTGATTTTCCTGCG GTGCTTTGTGCGCGTTATAGTGATGAAGAGTTTTTCCAAGTTAGATGCAAAG GATGA
- the LOC118057371 gene encoding probable protein phosphatase 2C 34, which produces MVLFPSFHDGLSRIISTIKGRNSQKDTGKEAAEALAKDARKNELMLSSSGNVKSSKSDNFASVCSKRGQKGINQDSSVVWEGFGSQDDMIFCGIFDGHGPWGHFVSKKVRESVPSLLLCNWQENLALTSLGVDFEMDLDRNLHQFDIWKQSYLKTYAAIDQELKQNRKIDSFFSGTTAVTIIKQGENLVIANVGDSRAVLATTSIDGSLVPLQLTIDFKPNLPEEAERITQSKGRVFCLHDEPGVYRVWMPNGKTPGLSLSRAFGDHCVKDFGLVSEPDVTRRNISSRDQFVILATDGVWDVISNQEAVQVVSLTPDREESARRLVECAGRAWSCKKKGIAMDDISAICLFFHPSPSQQIDPQLISSQADMMKAL; this is translated from the exons ATGGTGCTTTTTCCATCTTTTCATGATGGATTGTCCAGAATAATATCGACAATCAAGGGCAGAAACTCTCAAAAAGATACTGGAAAGGAAGCTGCAGAAGCATTGGCAAAGGATGCGAGGAAGAACGAGTTGATGTTGAGCTCCTCCGGCAATGTTAAGTCTAGTAAGTCAGATAATTTTGCATCGGTCTGCTCCAAGAGAGGGCAAAAAGGAATTAATCAGGATTCCTCTGTTGTGTGGGAG GGATTCGGGAGTCAAGATGATATGATCTTCTGTGGCATTTTTGATGGGCATGGACCATGGGGCCATTTCGTTTCAAAAAAAGTTAGAGAATCTGTACCCTCTTTGTTGCTGTGTAACTGGCAAGAAAACCTTGCTTTGACATCGCTTGGCGTGGACTTCGAGATGGATTTGGATAGAAACCTTCACCAATTCGATATTTGGAAGCAGTCCTACCTAAAGACTTACGCTGCCATTGATCAGGAACTTAAGCAGAATCGCAAGATTGACTCCTTTTTTAGTGGGACTACGGCCGTAACAATCATTAAACAG GGTGAGAATCTTGTTATAGCAAATGTTGGTGATTCTCGGGCTGTGCTGGCGACCACTTCCATTGATGGCAGTTTGGTTCCACTTCAGCTTACCATCGATTTTAAGCCTAATTTACCTG AGGAGGCTGAAAGAATAACACAGTCGAAGGGTCGAGTGTTTTGCCTGCATGACGAGCCAGGGGTTTACAGGGTCTGGATGCCAAACGGCAAGACTCCAGGACTATCATTATCAAGAGCCTTTGGAGACCACTGCGTAAAAGATTTCGGGCTCGTTTCGGAACCGGATGTGACACGAAGAAACATATCAAGCAGAGACCAGTTCGTCATCTTGGCGACTGATGGG GTATGGGATGTGATTTCCAACCAAGAAGCAGTGCAGGTTGTTTCTTTGACACCAGATAGGGAAGAATCAGCTAGAAGACTGGTGGAATGCGCAGGCCGTGCATGGAGTTGCAAGAAAAAAGGGATTGCCATGGATGATATCTCAGCCATATGTCTCTTCTTCCACCCTTCACCGTCTCAACAGATCGACCCTCAACTGATCTCCTCGCAGGCTGACATGATGAAAGCTTTGTAA
- the LOC118057372 gene encoding probable protein phosphatase 2C 41 yields the protein MVLFPSLLDGLAGTVSIKKGRNSRKDAGRVAAEALAKDARKNELMLSSSGIVKSKKSNNFASVCSKRGQKGINQDSLVVWEEFGCQEDMIFCGIFDGHGPWGHFISKRIRESVPSSLLCKWQETLSLTSLGKDFEMDLDRNLHQFDIWKQSYLKTYAAIDHELKQHPEIDSFCSGSTALTIIKQGEHLVVTNVGDSRAVLATTDDDGCLVPLQLTIDFKPNLPEEAERITRSNGRVFCLRDEPGVFRVWMPNGKTPGLALSRAFGDHCVKDFGLISEPDVTQRNITSRDQFVILATDGVWDVISNQEAVRVVFSTPDREKSAKRLVECAVRAWKNKKRGIAMDDISAICLFFHPSPPQKAAPLTISKQADMIETF from the exons ATGGTGCTTTTTCCATCTCTGCTCGATGGATTGGCTGGAACAGTATCAATCAAGAAAGGAAGAAACTCTCGAAAAGATGCAGGAAGGGTAGCTGCAGAAGCATTGGCAAAGGATGCGAGGAAGAATGAGTTGATGTTGAGTTCCTCGGGCATTGTTAAGTCTAAAAAGTCAAATAACTTTGCCTCGGTCTGCTCCAAGAGAGGGCAGAAAGGAATTAATCAGGATTCCTTGGTTGTGTGGGAG GAATTTGGATGCCAAGAAGATATGATATTTTGTGGGATTTTTGATGGGCACGGCCCATGGGGCCATTTTATTTCTAAGAGGATTAGAGAATCTGTACCCTCTTCATTGCTATGCAAATGGCAAGAAACTCTTTCATTGACGTCGCTTGGCAAGGACTTCGAAATGGATTTAGATAGAAACCTTCATCAGTTCGATATTTGGAAGCAGTCCTACTTGAAAACTTATGCAGCCATTGATCACGAACTTAAGCAGCATCCCGAGATTGATTCCTTTTGCAGTGGTTCTACAGCTTTAACAATCATTAAACAG GGTGAGCATCTAGTTGTAACAAATGTTGGTGATTCGCGGGCTGTATTGGCAACTACTGATGATGATGGCTGTTTGGTGCCCCTTCAGCTTACCATCGATTTTAAGCCTAATTTACCAG AGGAGGCTGAACGAATAACCAGGTCCAATGGCAGAGTGTTTTGTTTGCGTGACGAGCCCGGGGTGTTTAGGGTCTGGATGCCAAATGGTAAAACTCCAGGGCTAGCATTATCCAGAGCCTTTGGCGACCACTGTGTAAAGGATTTTGGGCTCATTTCTGAGCCTGACGTGACACAAAGAAACATCACAAGCAGAGACCAGTTCGTCATTTTAGCCACTGATGGG GTATGGGATGTGATCTCTAACCAGGAAGCAGTGCGGGTTGTTTTTTCAACACCTGATAGGGAAAAATCAGCTAAAAGGCTAGTGGAATGCGCAGTTCGTGCTTGGAAGAACAAGAAAAGAGGCATTGCCATGGATGATATCTCAGCCATCTGCCTCTTCTTTCACCCTTCACCACCTCAAAAAGCTGCCCCTCTGACGATCTCAAAACAAGCTGACATGATCGAGACTTTTTAA